One Malania oleifera isolate guangnan ecotype guangnan chromosome 9, ASM2987363v1, whole genome shotgun sequence DNA segment encodes these proteins:
- the LOC131164064 gene encoding AT-hook motif nuclear-localized protein 24, with translation MDPSVTAHGHSLPPPFHTRDLHLHHHTQHQFHQNSEDEQSSGSGLNKGQKRDRDEPNINDNPNNGSEGRDILAISSAEGEISRRPRGRPAGSKNKPKPPIIITRDSANALRTHVMEVADGCDVVESVSTFARRRQRGVCILSGTGTVTNVTLRQPASPGAIVTLHGRFEILSLSGSFLPPPAPPAATGLTIYLAGGQGQVVGGSVVGTLLAAGPVVIMAASFSNAAYERLPLEEEDPSLPIQGGSSMGSPGGVGQQQQQQQQQLLGGDPNASLFHGIPPNLLNSIQLPAAAHEAYWATGRPPY, from the coding sequence ATGGATCCATCAGTAACAGCCCACGGCCACTCCCTCCCGCCTCCCTTCCATACCAGAGATCTCCACCTTCACCACCACACCCAACACCAATTCCACCAAAATTCAGAAGACGAACAAAGCAGCGGCAGCGGCCTCAACAAGGGCCAGAAGCGCGACCGCGATGAACCCAACATCAATGACAACCCCAACAACGGCTCCGAAGGCCGCGACATCCTTGCCATCTCCTCCGCAGAAGGCGAGATCTCCCGCAGACCCCGCGGCCGACCCGCCGGATCCAAAAACAAGCCTAAGCCCCCCATCATCATTACCCGCGACAGCGCCAACGCCCTCCGCACCCACGTCATGGAGGTCGCGGACGGCTGCGACGTCGTCGAGAGCGTTTCCACCTTCGCGCGGCGCCGCCAGAGAGGGGTCTGCATTCTCAGCGGCACCGGCACCGTCACCAACGTGACGCTGCGTCAGCCTGCGTCGCCCGGTGCAATTGTGACCCTGCACGGGCGGTTCGAGATCTTGTCGCTGTCCGGGTCGTTTCTGCCACCTCCCGCACCACCGGCCGCGACGGGGCTGACCATATACTTGGCGGGGGGGCAAGGGCAGGTGGTAGGGGGGAGCGTGGTGGGGACGCTTCTGGCGGCGGGACCAGTGGTGATAATGGCGGCTTCGTTCAGCAATGCGGCGTACGAGAGGCTGCCGTTGGAGGAAGAAGATCCGTCCCTTCCAATACAAGGCGGGTCGTCGATGGGGTCGCCGGGAGGAGTTggacaacagcagcagcagcagcagcagcaactttTGGGTGGAGATCCAAACGCTTCCTTATTTCATGGGATACCGCCGAACCTTCTAAACTCAATTCAATTACCAGCGGCTGCTCACGAGGCCTATTGGGCAACTGGTCGCCCACCTTACTAA